GCAACCATAGGGATTAGTCGCCAGGAGTATGAATATTGGATTCCGGTGGATGAGGCCTGGGAGTTACTTAAAAATCTTTGCTATCAACCTTTAATTGAGAAAACTCGGTATCGGATTCCCCAGTCCCCCTTGGTGTGGGAGGTGGATGAATTCGGCGGGGATAATGCTGGCCTGGTTTTAGCAGAGGTGGAGTTAAGTCATTCAGATCAAGAGTTAATATTACCCGATTGGATTGGCCAGGAAGTAAGTCAGGATCATCGCTACTTTAATTCTTATCTCAATCAGCACCCCTATCAGCAATGGGAATCTTAGGTAAACCTAGGGAATTAGGGACATCTCGGCAGAATTTGGGGTTAAGGCTAACTGTTCAATTTTCTCGATACCCCCATGGGAGATTAAATAGGTGAGGACTTGCTCGGCGGTCATGAGTCGCTTGAGAACCACCTGGCCAATTCCCTGTTGCCCCGAATGATTAAC
Above is a window of Pseudocalidococcus azoricus BACA0444 DNA encoding:
- a CDS encoding CYTH domain-containing protein, which encodes MGLEIERKFLVQGLAWREIAEPGVAYAQGYLTREVGRSVRVRVAGDQGFLTIKSATIGISRQEYEYWIPVDEAWELLKNLCYQPLIEKTRYRIPQSPLVWEVDEFGGDNAGLVLAEVELSHSDQELILPDWIGQEVSQDHRYFNSYLNQHPYQQWES